In bacterium 336/3, the following proteins share a genomic window:
- a CDS encoding GDP-L-fucose synthase: MQKDNKIYIAGHRGMAGSAILRKLEQEGYTNIVYKTSQELDLRNHQAVADFFTHEKPEYVFLAAAKVGGILANNTYRADFIYENITIQNNVIHEAYKSGVKKLLFLGSSCIYPKFANQPIKEEYLLTGTLEYTNEPYAIAKIAGIKMCQAYHDQYSCNFISVMPTNLYGKGDNYDLQNSHVIAALIRKFWEAKQENKPSVEIWGTGSPKREFLNADDLADACYFLMQNYNSPEIVNIGTGEDISIKDLALLIKEIVQYDGELKFDTSKPDGTPRKLLDVSKLNSLGWKHRIELREGIQKTIQDKFENN; the protein is encoded by the coding sequence ATGCAGAAAGATAATAAAATTTATATTGCAGGACACAGAGGAATGGCTGGCTCTGCAATTCTTAGGAAATTAGAACAAGAGGGGTATACAAATATTGTTTATAAAACATCTCAGGAGCTAGATTTGCGTAATCATCAGGCTGTTGCGGATTTTTTTACTCATGAAAAACCTGAATATGTATTTTTGGCTGCTGCCAAAGTAGGTGGAATTCTTGCCAACAATACTTATAGAGCTGATTTTATCTACGAAAATATCACTATTCAAAACAATGTAATTCATGAAGCTTATAAAAGTGGTGTAAAAAAATTACTCTTTTTAGGCTCTTCGTGTATTTATCCAAAATTTGCCAATCAGCCTATCAAAGAAGAATATTTGCTAACGGGTACACTCGAATACACTAACGAGCCTTATGCTATTGCAAAAATTGCAGGAATCAAGATGTGTCAAGCCTACCACGACCAATATAGCTGTAACTTTATTTCTGTGATGCCTACCAATTTGTATGGCAAGGGAGATAATTATGATTTACAGAATTCGCATGTAATTGCTGCTCTGATTCGTAAATTTTGGGAAGCTAAACAAGAAAATAAGCCATCTGTAGAGATTTGGGGGACAGGCTCTCCAAAAAGAGAATTTTTGAATGCAGATGATTTGGCAGATGCTTGTTACTTTTTGATGCAAAATTACAATAGCCCAGAAATTGTAAATATTGGTACAGGAGAAGACATTTCTATCAAAGATTTGGCTCTTCTTATCAAAGAGATTGTTCAATATGATGGAGAACTCAAATTTGATACATCTAAACCTGATGGAACACCTCGTAAACTCTTAGATGTAAGTAAATTGAATTCTTTAGGCTGGAAACACAGAATCGAATTGAGAGAAGGTATCCAAAAAACGATTCAAGATAAATTTGAAAATA
- a CDS encoding GDP-mannose 4,6-dehydratase (catalyzes the formation of GDP-4-dehydro-6-deoxy-D-mannose from GDP mannose) has protein sequence MKVALITGITGQDGAYLTRLLLKKGYQVHGIKRRTSLLNTDRIDDIYQDPHEQNLRLKLHYGDLSDSTNIIRIIQEVQPDEIYNLGAMSHVRVSFDEPEYSADVDGIGTLRILEAIRILGLTKKTKIYQASTSELYGLVQEVPQSEKTPFYPRSPYAVAKMYAYWITVNYREAYGMFACNGILFNHESPLRGETFVTRKITRGTARIALGLQDKIFLGNLDAKRDWGHAKDYVEAMYLMLQQEKPEDFVIATGQTTPVRDFVRMAFEHVGVTLEFKGEGENEVAVVVACNNPEYQIPVGKEVIAIDKRYFRPTEVDLLIGDPTKANTVLGWKPKHTLQDLVTDMMQSDLDLFKKDLYLKKGGHDVKNYFE, from the coding sequence ATGAAAGTAGCCTTAATTACAGGTATTACAGGGCAAGATGGAGCTTATCTTACTAGATTACTTTTAAAGAAAGGATATCAAGTTCATGGTATCAAGCGTAGAACTTCTTTGCTTAATACAGATAGAATTGATGATATTTATCAAGATCCACATGAACAAAACCTTCGTTTGAAACTCCATTATGGAGATCTTTCAGACTCAACCAATATTATTAGAATTATTCAAGAAGTACAACCCGACGAAATATATAATTTGGGTGCCATGTCGCATGTTCGTGTAAGTTTTGATGAACCCGAATACTCTGCTGATGTAGACGGCATAGGTACTTTACGTATCTTGGAAGCGATTCGTATTTTGGGACTTACCAAAAAAACAAAAATATATCAGGCTTCTACGTCTGAATTGTATGGTTTGGTACAAGAAGTTCCACAATCAGAAAAAACACCATTTTATCCACGTTCTCCGTATGCAGTTGCTAAAATGTATGCCTACTGGATTACAGTAAACTACCGAGAAGCTTATGGGATGTTTGCTTGTAATGGAATTTTATTCAATCACGAGTCGCCATTGAGAGGTGAAACATTTGTAACTCGTAAAATTACAAGAGGTACAGCTAGAATAGCATTGGGTTTACAAGATAAAATTTTCTTAGGAAATTTAGATGCCAAAAGAGATTGGGGACATGCCAAAGATTACGTAGAAGCTATGTATCTCATGCTTCAACAAGAAAAACCTGAGGATTTTGTTATTGCCACAGGGCAAACAACACCTGTAAGAGATTTTGTAAGAATGGCATTTGAACATGTAGGAGTTACATTAGAATTTAAAGGAGAAGGAGAAAATGAGGTAGCAGTGGTAGTAGCTTGTAATAACCCTGAATATCAAATACCTGTCGGAAAAGAAGTAATTGCTATTGATAAACGTTATTTCAGACCGACAGAAGTAGATTTACTGATTGGAGACCCTACCAAAGCCAATACAGTGCTTGGTTGGAAGCCCAAACATACACTCCAAGACTTGGTAACAGATATGATGCAATCTGATTTGGACTTATTCAAAAAAGATTTGTACCTGAAAAAAGGTGGACATGACGTGAAAAACTACTTTGAATAA